Proteins found in one Gimesia chilikensis genomic segment:
- a CDS encoding N-acyl-D-amino-acid deacylase family protein, protein MSSSDSSSTTPEFDVLIKGGTVIDGTRAPRVTADVGIKGDQIVALGDLSSAKGAFEIDATGKIVAPGFVDVHNHSDSWLLNTPNFLSKTSQGFTTEVIMADGISYAPVDRCTAADWIYYLQSLDGLYPEEYTGWESLEDYMNLLDGRNVQNVMTHIPYANLRSMHCGFGRQRVDDFQMKLICSEVRKGMEAGAVGISTGLDYVAQCFSPTDELVEACQAMAEYDGLYVSHIRYKKTLMPAIEELVEIGKRAGVKVHISHMKGQHPGQAEEALEYIDKVARHEVDISFDVYPYQPGSTMLHFLLPYEVFEEGPRKAVEKLKQPEMQQRFKYGLENYLLDISAIQIAWVLTEKNKQHQGKMLSQYVEETGLPKEEALIKLLIEEEMAVLLVFNMGDDRLVDPVLQHDLYMMGTDGIYMDGGVIHPRQFGSAARILGPCVRDHKLFSLEDAVYKLSGCAAQRFGMEKRSILKQGNYADIVVFNPETVQDNATYSDPQQYSTGIEYVLTNGVPIVHNNQPLDVNSETLPGRYVRYQPR, encoded by the coding sequence ATGAGCAGCAGTGATTCTTCTTCCACGACCCCTGAATTTGATGTTCTGATTAAAGGCGGCACCGTCATCGACGGAACCCGCGCCCCGCGCGTGACTGCCGACGTCGGCATCAAGGGGGACCAGATCGTCGCCCTGGGAGACCTTTCCTCTGCAAAGGGGGCCTTTGAGATCGACGCGACAGGGAAAATCGTCGCCCCCGGCTTCGTGGATGTCCACAATCACTCCGACAGCTGGCTCCTGAATACGCCGAACTTTCTCTCCAAAACATCGCAGGGATTCACAACGGAAGTCATCATGGCCGATGGCATCTCGTATGCCCCCGTCGACCGCTGCACCGCCGCCGACTGGATCTACTATCTGCAGTCACTCGACGGACTCTACCCCGAAGAATACACGGGCTGGGAATCGCTCGAAGATTACATGAATCTGCTCGACGGCAGAAACGTACAGAATGTGATGACCCACATCCCGTATGCCAATCTGCGTTCCATGCACTGCGGATTCGGACGCCAGCGGGTCGATGACTTCCAGATGAAACTGATCTGCAGCGAAGTCCGCAAGGGAATGGAAGCGGGCGCCGTGGGGATCTCAACCGGTCTCGATTACGTCGCCCAGTGCTTCTCGCCGACCGACGAACTGGTCGAAGCCTGTCAGGCGATGGCTGAATATGACGGCCTGTATGTCTCGCACATCCGCTACAAGAAAACTCTGATGCCCGCGATCGAGGAACTCGTCGAAATCGGCAAGCGGGCCGGCGTCAAGGTACACATTTCTCACATGAAGGGGCAGCACCCGGGGCAGGCCGAAGAGGCACTCGAATACATCGACAAAGTCGCCCGCCACGAGGTCGATATTTCGTTTGATGTCTATCCCTATCAGCCCGGTTCCACCATGCTGCACTTCCTGCTTCCCTACGAAGTCTTCGAAGAGGGCCCCCGCAAGGCAGTCGAGAAACTCAAGCAGCCCGAAATGCAGCAGCGGTTCAAATACGGCCTGGAGAACTATCTGCTCGACATCTCGGCCATTCAGATCGCCTGGGTCCTGACCGAAAAGAACAAGCAGCACCAGGGCAAAATGCTCAGCCAGTACGTGGAAGAAACAGGGCTTCCCAAAGAGGAAGCCCTGATCAAACTGCTCATCGAAGAAGAGATGGCCGTCCTGCTGGTCTTCAACATGGGCGATGACCGCCTGGTCGATCCGGTGCTGCAGCACGACCTGTATATGATGGGCACCGACGGCATCTACATGGACGGAGGCGTCATTCACCCCCGCCAGTTCGGTTCCGCCGCACGAATCCTCGGCCCCTGTGTCAGGGACCACAAACTCTTCTCACTGGAAGATGCGGTTTATAAACTCTCCGGTTGTGCCGCCCAGCGGTTCGGCATGGAAAAACGCAGCATCCTCAAACAGGGCAACTACGCGGACATCGTCGTCTTCAATCCCGAAACCGTTCAGGATAACGCGACCTACTCAGATCCGCAGCAGTATTCCACCGGTATCGAATACGTCCTCACCAACGGCGTGCCCATCGTACACAACAACCAGCCGCTGGATGTTAACTCCGAAACACTCCCCGGACGCTACGTCCGCTATCAGCCCAGGTAA
- a CDS encoding Gfo/Idh/MocA family protein, with amino-acid sequence MSQRTTRREFIKQSSALGAAFWVGGQSLLAAEKSPMEKINFAAIGVGGKGSSDTASAASSGNLVAICDIDDKRLLKSAARYRKAQKFNDYREMLEEMGDKIDAVTVSTPDHSHAPASVMAMKKGKHCFTQKPLTWSVHEARVMRETANKHNVQTQMGNQGTAKDGFREAVEVIRSGVLGNVREAHVWTNRPVWGKGVERPPEGEPAPKHIHWDLFLGPAPYREFSTLYHPFEWRGWLDFGTGALGDMACHTMNMHVMALDLYDPTSIVAESEGMIENETYPKSTKITYQFPERTQGDKTLCPLKLTWYDGGNLPPEELLMGEKMKPSGVVLIGDEGNLYTPDDYGAEYVLLPRDKFSDFKKPEQSLPRSPGHFEEFVVAIKGGEPAMSNFNYASRLTETTLLGNCAIRAGKKLDWDAKKMEFTNAPEANKFLSRDYRDGWSL; translated from the coding sequence ATGAGTCAACGTACAACACGCCGCGAGTTTATCAAACAGAGCTCGGCACTGGGGGCCGCCTTCTGGGTCGGTGGTCAGAGCCTGCTGGCTGCTGAAAAATCTCCCATGGAAAAAATCAATTTCGCCGCGATTGGCGTGGGCGGTAAAGGCTCAAGCGATACAGCGAGTGCAGCAAGCAGCGGTAACCTGGTTGCTATCTGTGATATCGACGATAAGCGTCTGTTGAAATCAGCGGCCCGCTATCGCAAAGCGCAAAAGTTCAATGATTATCGCGAAATGCTGGAAGAGATGGGCGATAAAATTGACGCGGTGACCGTCAGTACCCCTGACCATTCGCATGCTCCTGCCTCCGTGATGGCGATGAAAAAAGGGAAGCACTGTTTCACCCAGAAGCCGCTGACCTGGTCGGTCCACGAAGCCCGCGTGATGCGTGAAACAGCCAACAAGCACAATGTGCAGACCCAGATGGGTAACCAGGGGACAGCCAAGGACGGATTCCGCGAAGCCGTCGAAGTTATCCGGTCCGGCGTGCTGGGCAATGTGCGTGAAGCCCATGTCTGGACGAACCGTCCGGTCTGGGGTAAAGGCGTTGAGCGTCCACCGGAAGGGGAACCGGCTCCCAAGCACATTCACTGGGATCTGTTCCTCGGCCCTGCTCCTTACCGGGAATTCAGCACGCTGTACCATCCGTTTGAATGGCGTGGCTGGCTGGACTTCGGTACCGGTGCCCTGGGTGACATGGCCTGTCACACGATGAACATGCACGTGATGGCCCTCGATCTGTACGATCCGACTTCCATCGTCGCCGAATCGGAAGGGATGATTGAAAACGAGACTTATCCCAAGTCGACCAAAATCACCTACCAGTTCCCCGAGCGGACCCAGGGCGATAAAACACTTTGCCCACTGAAGCTGACCTGGTACGATGGCGGTAACCTGCCTCCGGAAGAACTGCTGATGGGCGAAAAAATGAAGCCCAGCGGTGTGGTTCTGATTGGAGATGAAGGCAATCTGTATACGCCAGACGACTACGGTGCAGAATACGTGCTGCTGCCCCGCGACAAGTTCAGCGACTTCAAGAAGCCTGAGCAGAGCCTGCCTCGTTCGCCCGGCCACTTCGAAGAATTCGTTGTTGCCATCAAAGGTGGTGAGCCCGCCATGTCCAACTTCAATTATGCCAGCCGCCTGACGGAAACGACCCTGCTGGGTAACTGTGCCATCCGCGCTGGTAAGAAACTGGATTGGGATGCCAAGAAGATGGAATTCACGAATGCTCCGGAAGCCAACAAGTTCCTGAGCCGTGATTACCGTGATGGCTGGTCTCTCTAA
- a CDS encoding M20 family metallopeptidase, with product MDALKYTQELVGFESTSCYSNVEVTDYVEAELKKLGFEIERLEYTDAKGVRKANVIGRRGSGPGGMAYFAHTDVVPADPWFTDEFGPFTPTIQGDKLYGRGSCDMKGSIACMLAAAKRYLDQDLKHPLYITCTADEEVGYHGAKNVAEHSQIYREMAAGEAHGIIGEPTMLEVVYAHKGTYGFQAISHGRAAHSSLDTGINANLAMIPFLVEMKKLYEECMTDPRWQNDEFNPPTNGWNIGINDKTAAVNITPPQSICTVYFRPMPGQEPDELVARAREAAEKCGIEFQFKCGGSPVYTDPNSTIVKEVLQIAGKDQAKTVSYGTDGSQFPEMKNLVVFGPGDIGQAHTHDEFIALEQLEQGTEKFAALIENWCC from the coding sequence ATGGATGCCCTGAAATACACGCAGGAACTGGTCGGCTTTGAATCCACCAGCTGCTACTCAAACGTCGAAGTCACCGATTACGTCGAAGCCGAACTCAAAAAACTGGGCTTCGAAATCGAACGCCTCGAATACACGGATGCCAAAGGCGTACGCAAAGCCAACGTCATCGGTCGTCGCGGTTCCGGCCCCGGAGGCATGGCTTACTTCGCCCACACCGACGTGGTTCCCGCAGATCCCTGGTTCACCGACGAGTTCGGTCCGTTCACTCCCACCATCCAGGGTGACAAACTCTATGGCCGCGGTTCCTGCGACATGAAAGGTTCCATCGCCTGTATGCTGGCGGCCGCCAAACGCTACCTCGATCAGGATCTGAAACACCCGCTCTACATCACCTGTACCGCAGACGAAGAAGTCGGCTATCACGGTGCGAAGAACGTAGCGGAACACTCGCAAATCTATCGAGAAATGGCTGCAGGGGAAGCCCACGGCATCATCGGTGAACCGACCATGCTTGAAGTCGTCTACGCGCATAAGGGAACCTACGGTTTCCAGGCCATCTCCCACGGTCGGGCCGCACACTCCAGCCTCGACACCGGCATCAATGCGAACCTCGCCATGATCCCGTTCCTCGTCGAAATGAAAAAACTGTACGAAGAATGCATGACCGATCCCCGCTGGCAGAATGACGAATTCAACCCGCCTACCAATGGCTGGAACATCGGCATCAACGACAAAACGGCAGCCGTCAACATTACGCCCCCGCAGAGTATCTGCACCGTTTACTTCCGCCCCATGCCGGGACAGGAGCCGGACGAACTGGTCGCCCGCGCCCGCGAAGCTGCTGAGAAGTGTGGTATTGAATTCCAGTTCAAATGCGGAGGCAGCCCGGTTTACACCGATCCGAATTCGACCATCGTCAAAGAAGTCCTGCAGATTGCCGGTAAAGATCAGGCGAAAACAGTCTCGTACGGCACCGACGGCAGCCAGTTTCCCGAGATGAAAAACCTGGTTGTCTTCGGCCCCGGAGACATCGGTCAGGCACATACGCACGATGAATTCATCGCCCTCGAACAGCTGGAGCAGGGGACCGAGAAATTCGCGGCCCTCATTGAGAACTGGTGCTGCTGA
- a CDS encoding dienelactone hydrolase family protein: protein MPPAEFKQKLLAGLGGDWPAPPELNVKQRDTIQLDGYRIESLTYEAEPGDPIPAMLLIPDMVSPAHPAPAVAVWHQHAGQYHLGKSEPAGLAGNPMHHTGAALAKEGYVVLCPDALCFEERQDPTGKLKAGNFERFEFLRYVVDGKCMAWKNILDMQRAIDFLQSRPEVIDEKIGCYGHSMGSTHTWLIGPWEPRIKCLVGNCCLPTYKGIHREHMLHCFPNFIPGIYEFGDTPDIAALIAPRPLHMNFGELDGGSPIDEVRRGVKIIANNYAAMNAETNFSYYIEEGAGHVLSPVMWDKTRSHFERHLKS, encoded by the coding sequence ATGCCCCCCGCCGAATTTAAACAAAAACTGTTAGCAGGCCTCGGCGGTGACTGGCCCGCGCCGCCGGAACTGAATGTCAAACAGCGTGACACCATTCAACTGGACGGTTATCGCATTGAGTCACTGACCTACGAAGCCGAGCCCGGCGATCCGATTCCCGCCATGCTGTTGATTCCCGATATGGTCTCGCCCGCACATCCCGCTCCCGCCGTCGCGGTCTGGCACCAGCACGCCGGTCAGTACCATCTCGGCAAAAGCGAGCCGGCAGGGCTCGCCGGAAACCCGATGCACCACACCGGTGCCGCTCTCGCGAAAGAAGGTTACGTGGTCCTCTGTCCGGATGCCCTCTGCTTCGAAGAACGCCAGGACCCGACCGGCAAACTCAAAGCAGGGAACTTTGAACGCTTCGAATTCCTGCGCTACGTCGTCGACGGCAAATGCATGGCCTGGAAAAACATTCTCGACATGCAGCGCGCCATCGATTTTCTGCAGAGTCGGCCCGAAGTCATCGATGAAAAAATCGGCTGCTACGGACACTCGATGGGTTCCACACACACCTGGCTCATCGGTCCCTGGGAACCCCGCATCAAATGCCTGGTGGGCAACTGCTGCCTGCCCACCTACAAAGGCATTCACCGCGAACACATGCTGCACTGTTTCCCGAATTTTATCCCGGGTATCTACGAATTTGGCGATACGCCCGACATCGCTGCCCTCATCGCCCCGCGACCATTGCACATGAATTTTGGCGAGCTGGATGGGGGCAGTCCCATCGATGAAGTCCGCCGCGGTGTCAAAATAATTGCAAACAACTACGCTGCCATGAATGCAGAAACAAACTTTAGTTATTATATTGAAGAGGGAGCTGGCCACGTGCTGTCCCCCGTCATGTGGGATAAAACGCGGTCCCACTTCGAGCGTCACCTGAAGTCTTAA
- a CDS encoding SMI1/KNR4 family protein, translating to MIDSQDYTDWCRYAGLYLNNHSKADRYQTYEQKVSQAGLVTRIVHDFLDDMGTDYDLQWWRSYAIYETGQELKYRLGKTVFALNEIGAVRIAGKIPTVKNRSFSGMVMEGQLTAKDMLENLKNFDPNQAKKDIQKSIANEIPEIAEQAGIPVNQPSDQPPDPEIETAAEIRALLDAYVTSHQAELQADLDRLGDPRRDPDFDPEAHLAELQEQFYREERAKMQQRDLQLLQKYIKEFEQKAAAEPGKTFRFPDKLTDLCQKYAKYKHEIHPKLKTGLERIDAFRRKPGDQSQPQVTTVKTLQKRLKKIGPYTVEEEGDRVLLIWPEQAALQTDWTSLSIEFEFPPGQNKVLRLLLNALDRLQTRFSTLAVDLQQQIVDTLGDYWAEMDDQEKSEFDVEFDSEGIPDFDSLKPYIGTPSITLDIPEWPDDDAVAINGFLGVEWDHEHGLMFEWADLPEANAAAPATTMPPHVQFTQAGPQLTPADIQKFESEHQIELPQLYRDFLLQTNGGIPVPNHLQLKSGGVTTPIDFHCFFGINADNPEQDLETALKAHTHFPVPGYLPIAKFSAPDQLQGRSDFFLYLCLIENRQNQIVHASITDEALTLEALAERGLTGLSPESLALNFQHGSELIAFDIFSLIKALSERPVKKLPTWLQALRNQDHKKFIKWVEKKGKLHKQYNEYGYWRNWTVLTFIAQEADPELIQQLLENKFLIREKLLESWLPTLDPNLERFQVLMTVLEPEYWRYIFNSSHIWDHPELLEQIARQKPDLDAGIDSEGTTPLIQAVLYGSPQGVRWLLEHGASPLKSDKLDNTPLSWAVHDEKLECLILLLDAGVPVELLVPRQSEMKDKLSYLKKCWMERFPELLACLKQRGIDTSSVE from the coding sequence ATGATCGACTCGCAAGACTACACGGACTGGTGTCGCTACGCCGGTCTTTATCTCAACAATCACTCCAAAGCCGATCGCTACCAGACCTACGAACAGAAAGTTTCCCAAGCGGGCCTCGTCACCCGCATTGTGCATGACTTCCTGGATGATATGGGAACTGACTATGACCTGCAGTGGTGGAGATCATACGCAATTTACGAGACGGGCCAGGAGCTCAAATACCGGCTTGGTAAAACCGTATTCGCCTTAAACGAGATCGGCGCAGTTCGGATTGCAGGAAAAATTCCGACGGTCAAAAACAGATCGTTCTCTGGCATGGTTATGGAAGGCCAGCTTACAGCAAAGGACATGCTGGAGAACCTGAAAAACTTCGATCCGAACCAGGCAAAAAAAGACATCCAGAAGAGTATCGCCAACGAGATTCCCGAAATCGCGGAGCAGGCAGGCATACCAGTCAACCAGCCCTCAGATCAGCCCCCCGATCCGGAAATTGAAACCGCAGCAGAAATCAGAGCGTTGCTGGACGCCTATGTCACCAGCCACCAGGCAGAGCTCCAGGCCGACCTGGATCGACTTGGTGACCCGCGTCGGGATCCCGATTTTGATCCGGAAGCACATCTGGCAGAGTTGCAGGAACAGTTCTATCGTGAAGAGCGCGCGAAAATGCAGCAACGAGATCTGCAGCTGCTCCAGAAATACATCAAAGAATTTGAACAGAAAGCCGCCGCCGAACCAGGCAAAACGTTTCGCTTTCCTGATAAACTGACCGACCTGTGCCAGAAATATGCTAAGTATAAACATGAGATCCACCCCAAACTGAAAACCGGCCTGGAACGCATTGATGCTTTTCGACGGAAACCAGGCGACCAATCTCAGCCCCAGGTCACTACAGTCAAAACCCTGCAGAAACGGTTAAAAAAAATCGGTCCTTACACGGTGGAAGAAGAAGGGGACCGCGTCCTTCTGATCTGGCCCGAACAGGCCGCGCTGCAGACCGACTGGACCAGCCTGTCGATCGAATTTGAGTTCCCTCCGGGACAGAACAAAGTCCTGCGACTACTCCTCAACGCCCTCGATCGCCTGCAGACTCGCTTCTCAACCCTTGCCGTAGACCTGCAGCAGCAGATCGTCGATACGCTCGGCGACTACTGGGCTGAAATGGATGACCAGGAGAAGTCCGAATTTGACGTCGAGTTCGACAGCGAAGGAATCCCCGACTTCGACTCACTCAAACCTTATATCGGCACTCCATCCATCACGCTGGACATCCCGGAATGGCCCGACGATGACGCAGTCGCGATTAACGGCTTCCTGGGAGTAGAGTGGGACCACGAACACGGACTCATGTTCGAATGGGCAGACCTCCCGGAAGCGAACGCTGCTGCGCCAGCTACGACCATGCCGCCCCACGTTCAGTTCACACAGGCCGGCCCCCAACTCACCCCGGCGGACATCCAGAAATTTGAATCCGAACACCAGATTGAACTACCACAACTCTATCGTGATTTCCTGCTGCAGACCAATGGAGGAATCCCGGTCCCCAACCATCTGCAACTCAAGTCAGGTGGTGTCACTACACCGATCGACTTCCACTGTTTTTTCGGAATCAATGCCGATAATCCAGAACAGGATCTGGAAACGGCCCTGAAAGCACATACTCATTTCCCCGTTCCAGGTTATCTACCAATCGCGAAATTTTCGGCCCCCGACCAACTACAGGGACGAAGTGATTTTTTTCTCTATCTCTGCCTGATAGAAAACAGACAGAATCAGATTGTACATGCTTCGATCACAGACGAGGCACTCACGCTTGAAGCGTTAGCGGAAAGAGGACTGACAGGTCTCTCTCCTGAAAGTCTGGCCCTCAACTTTCAACATGGATCCGAGCTGATCGCCTTCGATATTTTCAGCCTGATTAAAGCTCTGAGCGAACGGCCGGTCAAAAAACTGCCCACCTGGCTGCAGGCGTTACGAAACCAGGACCACAAAAAGTTCATCAAATGGGTCGAGAAAAAAGGCAAGCTCCACAAGCAATATAATGAGTATGGCTACTGGCGAAACTGGACCGTCTTGACATTCATCGCGCAGGAAGCTGATCCTGAATTGATCCAACAACTGCTCGAGAATAAATTCCTGATCCGGGAAAAGCTGCTGGAAAGCTGGTTACCCACTCTCGACCCCAACCTGGAACGCTTTCAGGTACTGATGACCGTTCTTGAACCGGAATACTGGAGATATATTTTTAACAGTAGTCACATCTGGGATCATCCTGAACTGCTGGAGCAGATCGCCAGACAGAAACCAGATCTGGATGCCGGTATAGACTCCGAGGGCACAACACCACTCATCCAGGCCGTCTTGTATGGATCACCTCAGGGGGTCCGCTGGCTGCTCGAACATGGTGCCTCTCCCTTAAAATCAGATAAACTGGATAACACCCCACTCAGCTGGGCAGTTCACGATGAAAAATTAGAGTGTCTGATTCTTCTACTCGATGCAGGCGTACCAGTAGAGTTGCTGGTTCCCCGTCAATCAGAAATGAAAGACAAACTCAGCTATCTCAAAAAATGCTGGATGGAACGTTTTCCCGAACTGCTCGCCTGTCTGAAACAAAGAGGCATCGATACCAGCAGCGTCGAATAA
- a CDS encoding DUF1559 domain-containing protein translates to MLYRHPTRKGFTLIELLVVIAIIAILIALLLPAVQQAREAARRSSCKNNLKQIGIAMHNYNDVHSTLPPGYLDDDPLANVTNHNLLGWGTFILPYIEQSALYNSIAEVGGLDNNWTTIPEMTTGSATVTTPYSKVVLTTYICPSDPMGGLNTDVGGYGKSNYTGVAGNTYRSSGSTMPTGSFYDNSSVRFRDYRDGLSNTIIIGERGTEGAKNGTIWIGNYSDAAYYTQNAIATNSAYYGINGTAGSWNFTSSHTGGCHFLLGDGAVRFLSENIDLNTYRDLGFIADGNPVELP, encoded by the coding sequence GTGTTGTATCGTCACCCGACCCGTAAAGGATTTACCCTCATTGAACTGCTGGTGGTCATTGCCATCATCGCCATTCTCATCGCACTGCTGCTCCCTGCTGTCCAGCAGGCCCGGGAAGCCGCCCGCCGCAGTTCCTGCAAGAACAACCTCAAACAGATAGGCATCGCGATGCACAACTACAACGACGTGCATTCCACGCTCCCTCCCGGCTACCTCGATGACGATCCGCTCGCCAATGTCACCAACCACAACCTCCTCGGCTGGGGAACCTTTATTCTGCCCTACATCGAGCAGAGTGCCCTCTACAACTCCATCGCCGAAGTCGGCGGCCTCGACAACAACTGGACCACCATTCCCGAAATGACCACCGGCTCCGCAACGGTGACCACTCCTTATTCCAAAGTTGTACTGACAACCTACATCTGTCCCTCCGATCCCATGGGCGGCCTGAATACCGACGTCGGCGGCTACGGAAAATCCAACTACACCGGCGTCGCAGGCAACACCTATCGCAGCTCGGGATCAACAATGCCAACCGGCTCGTTCTATGACAATTCCAGCGTCCGCTTCCGAGACTACCGTGACGGTTTGAGTAACACCATCATCATCGGTGAGCGGGGGACAGAAGGCGCCAAGAACGGCACAATCTGGATCGGCAATTACTCTGACGCCGCGTATTACACCCAAAACGCGATCGCCACCAACAGCGCCTACTACGGCATCAACGGCACCGCCGGCTCCTGGAACTTTACCAGTTCCCACACAGGCGGCTGTCACTTCCTGCTGGGCGACGGCGCGGTCCGCTTCCTCAGTGAAAATATCGACCTCAATACCTACCGTGATCTGGGCTTCATCGCAGACGGCAACCCCGTCGAACTGCCTTAA